In a genomic window of Methylovirgula sp. 4M-Z18:
- a CDS encoding circularly permuted type 2 ATP-grasp protein gives MNGLDGNLRDAYKKLASWLATESPEILSSRRSQAELLFRRIGITFAVYGEKDATERLIPFDILPRIMTRAEWSRLEKGLVQRVKALNMFLTDLYHNRDILRAGIIPDDLVYRNPHFRPEMAGRNVPHNIYCHIAGIDIVRVDDHDFYVLEDNARTPSGVSYMLENREVMMRLFPDLFSGHRVAPVEDYPDQLLATLRSVAPRSASADPVAVLLTPGQYNSAYYEHSFLADKLGIELVEGRDLFVRDDVVYMRTTEGPKRVDVIYRRIDDDFLDPLAFRPDSALGVPGILSAYQAGNVTLANAIGTGVADDKAIYTYMPDVIKFYLNEEPILKNVPTWRCREPDALKYVLEHLDELVVKEVNGSGGYGMLVGPHATKAQIEIFTQKLKHDPANFIAQPTLSLSTCPSSFETGISPRHVDLRPFVLSGSDGVRVVPGGLTRVAMKEGSLVVNSSQGGGTKDTWVIDDMQGGA, from the coding sequence ATGAATGGATTAGACGGCAATCTCCGAGACGCTTATAAAAAACTAGCCAGTTGGCTCGCTACCGAATCTCCCGAGATCCTGTCGTCCCGCCGCTCGCAGGCGGAACTGCTGTTCCGCCGTATCGGCATCACCTTCGCGGTCTATGGCGAGAAGGACGCGACCGAGCGCCTGATCCCCTTCGACATTCTGCCGCGCATCATGACCCGTGCCGAATGGTCGCGGCTCGAAAAGGGCCTGGTGCAGCGCGTCAAAGCGCTGAACATGTTCCTCACCGATCTCTACCACAACCGCGACATTCTGCGCGCCGGTATCATTCCGGACGATCTCGTGTATCGAAACCCGCATTTCCGCCCGGAAATGGCGGGGCGCAACGTGCCGCACAACATCTATTGCCACATTGCCGGCATCGACATCGTGCGTGTCGACGATCACGATTTCTACGTGCTGGAGGACAATGCGCGCACGCCGTCCGGCGTCTCCTACATGTTGGAAAACCGCGAAGTGATGATGCGGCTGTTTCCGGACCTGTTTTCCGGCCATCGCGTCGCGCCGGTCGAGGATTATCCCGACCAATTGCTCGCCACCTTGCGCTCGGTGGCGCCGCGTTCCGCCAGCGCCGATCCGGTCGCGGTGCTCCTCACGCCGGGCCAATATAATTCGGCCTATTACGAACATTCCTTCCTCGCCGACAAGCTCGGCATCGAACTGGTCGAGGGCCGCGACCTTTTCGTGCGCGACGATGTGGTCTACATGCGCACGACCGAAGGCCCGAAACGGGTGGATGTCATCTACCGCCGCATCGACGACGATTTTCTCGATCCGTTGGCCTTCAGGCCGGATTCGGCGCTCGGCGTGCCCGGCATTCTTTCTGCCTATCAAGCAGGCAATGTGACGCTCGCGAACGCAATCGGCACGGGCGTCGCGGATGACAAGGCGATTTACACGTACATGCCGGACGTCATCAAATTCTATCTCAACGAAGAGCCGATTTTGAAGAACGTGCCGACCTGGCGCTGCCGCGAACCCGACGCGCTCAAATATGTGCTCGAGCACCTCGACGAACTCGTCGTCAAGGAAGTGAACGGGTCGGGCGGCTACGGCATGCTGGTCGGGCCGCACGCCACCAAGGCGCAGATCGAGATCTTCACGCAGAAACTCAAGCACGATCCGGCGAATTTCATCGCCCAGCCGACTTTGTCGCTCTCCACCTGCCCGTCCTCGTTCGAGACCGGCATCAGCCCGCGGCATGTCGATCTGCGGCCCTTCGTCCTGTCGGGTTCGGACGGCGTGCGCGTGGTGCCGGGAGGCCTGACGCGCGTCGCGATGAAGGAGGGGTCGCTGGTGGTCAATTCGAGCCAGGGCGGCGGCACCAAGGACACATGGGTTATTGAC